In a single window of the Melanotaenia boesemani isolate fMelBoe1 chromosome 22, fMelBoe1.pri, whole genome shotgun sequence genome:
- the sec63 gene encoding translocation protein SEC63 homolog has translation MAGQQFQYDDSGNTFFYFLTSFVGLIVIPATYYLWPRDQNVEQLRLKSLRRVHGRCLWYRLRLMKSQQSIVPTLKKAALLFGWAVFLLLAYKVSKLDREYQEYNPYEVLNLDPGASLAEIKKQYRILLLKFHPDKGGDEATFLKITKAYAALTNEQSRQNWEIHGNPDGPGATSFGIALPAWIVDQKNSMLVLLVYGLAFMVILPVVVGTWWYRSIRYSGDQILINTTQLFMHFMYKTPNMNMKRLTMVLTAAFEFDPRSNKEATIRPTDNIEVPQLIRELGNINVKKKEPPFCYPYSLKARVLVLSHLARMEVSEELEEDQRFVVRKSPALLQEMINVGCQLTMMANSRGGFHAPRLVTIENCMKLTQMLVQGLQESKSPLLQLPHFEEEHLRYCISKKYKVRTLQDLVSLKDSDRRNMLRFLGEEKYDEVMAVLGSFPHIIMETKLQVLDDEDSNNITVGSIVTVTVTLTRKRMSDMFEKEQEALPCQGEEAAHTEEAQADTSKAKTKVWQNKNKGAKKTAKSKKKKLTKKKATPAPAKTKQANGNVAGNEIEKLTSSTSAPAKEEEDEGSDKGSESEEGEANKDSPSERDEDSDKQSDTEVDEMAGDDEEEWEALQQSIQRRERALLETKSKITHPAYSLYFPEEKQEWWWLYIADRRDQTLVSMPYHVCTLKDTEEVELKFPAPSKTGNYQYSVILRSDSYLGLDQIKPLKLEVHEAKAMLDNHPQWDIPDTEEEDEEQEDSDGIEESDDDDDEDND, from the exons ATGGCCGGGCAACAGTTCCAGTATGATGACAGCGGCAACACCTTTTTCTATTTCCTAACGTCCTTCGTCGGACTCATTGTGATCCCGGCTACATATTATCTCTGGCCGCGGGATCAGAATGTTG AACAACTGCGTCTCAAGAGCCTTCGAAGGGTACATGGCAGGTGTCTGTGGTATCGGCTCCGGCTTATGAAGTCACAACAGAGCATAGTCCCAACACTAAA GAAAGCAGCCTTGCTGTTTGGGTGGGCTGTGTTCCTACTTCTAGCCTACAAGGTGTCCAAGTTGGACAGAGAGTACCAAGAATACAATCCATATGAAGTCCTCAACTTGGACCCG ggTGCATCGCTTGCAGAAATTAAGAAGCAATACCGTATACTGTTGCTGAAGTTCCACCCTGACAAAGGTGGTGATGAGGCCACATTCCTGAAAATTACCAAAGCCTATGCTGC TCTAACCAATGAACAGTCGCGACAGAACTGGGAAATACATGGTAACCCAGATGGTCCAGGCG CCACCAGCTTTGGTATTGCCCTGCCTGCCTGGATTGTTGACCAGAAGAACTCAATGCTG GTGTTGTTGGTGTATGGACTTGCCTTCATGGTTATCCTTCCTGTTGTTGTG GGTACATGGTGGTACCGCTCAATTCGGTACAGTGGAGATCAAATCCTCATCAATACCACTCAGCTCTTCatgcatttcatgtacaagacaccaaacatgaacatgaaac GATTAACCATGGTGTTAACTGCAGCATTTGAATTCGACCCTCGCAGCAATAAAGAAGCCACAATAAGACCCACAGACAACATCGAAGTGCCACAG TTGATTCGTGAATTAGGAAATatcaatgtgaagaagaagGAACCTCCGTTCTGTTACCCTTACAGTTTGAAAGCCAGGGTGTTGGTGCTTTCCCACCTGGCCCGCATGGAGGTGTCAGAGGAGTTGGAGGAAG ATCAGAGGTTTGTGGTGAGGAAGAGTCCAGCTCTCCTCCAGGAGATGATCAATGTGGGCTGTCAGCTGACCATGATGGCCAACAGCAGAGGAG GTTTCCACGCTCCTCGACTGGTTACCATCGAGAACTGTATGAAGCTGACACAGATGCTGGTGCAGGGCCTGCAGGAGTCCAAGTCACCACTGCTGCAACTGCCTCATTTTGAGGAGGAGCATCTCCGCTACTGCATTTCTAAGAAG TATAAGGTGCGAACCCTGCAGGACCTGGTGAGTCTGAAGGACTCAGACAGACGCAACATGCTGCGTTTCCTGGGTGAGGAGAAGTATGATGAGGTCATGGCTGTGCTGGGCAGCTTTCCTCACATCATCATGGAGACCAAACTTCAGG TTCTTGATGATGAGGACAGTAATAACATCACCGTGGGCTCAATTGTCACAGTGACTGTCACGTTAACCAGAAAGCGGATGTCA GATATGTTTGAAAAAGAGCAGGAGGCATTACCATGTCAAGGAGAAGAAGCGGCTCATACAGAGGAAGCA CAAGCAGACACGAGTAAAGCCAAAACCAAAGTGTGgcagaacaaaaataaagggGCTAAGAAGACAGCCAAgtccaagaagaaaaaattaaccAAGAAGAAGGCAACTCCCGCTCCTGCCAAAACCAAGCAGGCTAATGGCAACGTGGCAGGAAAT GAAATTGAGAAACTGACATCATCAACATCAGCACCAGCAAAGGAGGAAGAAGACGAAGGCTCAGACAAAGGCAGCGAGTCAGAAGAGGGTGAAGCCAACAAGGATTCTCCCAGTGAGAGAGACGAAGACAGCGACAAACAGAGTGACACAGAGGTGGATGAGATGGctggtgatgatgaggag GAGTGGGAGGCGTTGCAGCAGAGCATCCAACGCCGTGAGCGTGCACTGCTAGAAACCAAGTCAAAGATCACACATCCGGCCTACAGCCTTTACTTCCCCGAAGAGAAGCAAGAGTGGTGGTGGCTCTACATTGCGGACCGCCGAGACCAGACCCTCGTCTCCATGCCCTACCACGTCTGCACACTAAAAGACACAGAGGAG GTGGAGCTCAAATTTCCTGCCCCTTCCAAAACAGGCAACTACCAGTACTCTGTTATCCTCCGTTCTGATTCCTACCTGGGACTGGACCAGATCAAACCACTTAAG CTGGAAGTCCACGAGGCGAAGGCCATGCTGGACAACCATCCACAGTGGGACATCCCTGAcacggaggaggaggacgaggagCAGGAAGACAGCGACGGCATCGAGGAAAGTGACGACGACGATGATGAAGACAACGACTGA
- the iyd gene encoding iodotyrosine deiodinase 1, whose translation MALLSFLTPVLAVILCLVVGFMLVKSQKTEANSTAKGKNKRASKSDFRPWVDQDLQDDTEITTGGRDDDEWVDSNEEEDLAHVPYSPPCYCEETMLQRSKSFYILMNQRRSVRFISPAPVPREVIDHVILTAGTAPSGAHTEPWTFVVVSDPETKHQIRLIVEEEEEMNYRQRMGDKWVQDLAKLRTNWIKEYLDVAPYLILIFKQTYGILPNGKKRTHYYNEISVSISCGILLAALQNVGLVTVTTTPLNCGPQLRLLLKRPANEKLLMLLPVGYPASDATVPDLKRKQLDDIIVHI comes from the exons ATGGCTCTCCTGTCCTTCCTTACGCCCGTCCTAGCGGTGATCCTGTGCCTGGTGGTAGGTTTCATGCTGGTGAAATCTCAGAAGACTGAGGCCAACTCCACAGCCAAGGGCAAAAATAAAAGGGCGTCAAAGTCGGACTTCAGACCGTGGGTGGATCAGGACTTACAGGATGATACAGAGATCACAACTGGTGGAAGAG ATGATGACGAGTGGGTGGACAGtaatgaggaggaggatcttGCACATGTGCCCTACTCACCACCTTGTTACTGCGAGGAGACAATGCTGCAGAGATCCAAGAGTTTTTACATCTTGATGAACCAGCGAAGGTCTGTACGATTCATCAGTCCAGCGCCAGTCCCAAGAGAAGTCATCGATCATGTTATTCTCACTGCAG GTACTGCACCTAGTGGAGCACACACAGAGCCCTGGACGTTTGTTGTGGTGTCAGATCCAGAGACAAAGCATCAAATTAGGCTGAtagtggaggaggaagaagagatgaACTACCGCCAGAGGATGGGGGATAAGTGGGTTCAAGATTTGGCTAAATTAAG aaCAAATTGGATTAAGGAGTATTTAGATGTTGCTCCATACCTGATCCTCATCTTTAAACAGACCTATGGGATTCTACCAAACGGCAAGAAAAGGACACACTATTACAATGAAATCAGTGTCTCCATATCCTGTGGAATCCTGCTGGCTGCCTTACAG AACGTGGGTCTTGTTACAGTGACGACTACACCCCTCAACTGTGGCCCTCAGCTCAGGCTCCTCCTTAAGCGTCCAGCTAACGAAAAGCTGCTGATGCTTCTTCCTGTAGGTTATCCTGCTTCTGATGCCACAGTGCCAGACTTAAAACGCAAGCAGCTGGATGATATTATAGTGCACATCTAA